The Sebastes fasciatus isolate fSebFas1 chromosome 4, fSebFas1.pri, whole genome shotgun sequence genome window below encodes:
- the zpd gene encoding zona pellucida glycoprotein d — translation MIPIGLMKLGVILVLLLGFMRYSVEGVCSVEHCTDRTRCVLSEDQRSCKCASGYYADRCDKDAHIKVMCGNDYMGIRAIEDFFKYHNVPLESLHLPNKSCRAQREVIDGVPYYMSMTSKEQYLTCGGKPLEKNITHVFYSLSLLSDPHVIGNIIRDPVIKMDYTCVQPYIRRVSLPFPVVPLSSETVMRVHELDASIQMMLYTDHSYSEAYSSAPSIELRDKVYVEVTVKEPADFFLLRVNECWATQSSQPNTTEGSAHTLLKNGCVDDHTVSFLNVSEGQSGRNGESSTVRYSFVMFRFTTEPHAFYLHCTVQLCEPDDHKSCTPNCKSISKREAVRADPSLGLLSYGPIRIEMPDRPQSSILTTVVLPVAGVWTVGFLLIILITVAKAGSRRLALMRKH, via the exons ATGATCCCAATCGGCTTAATGAAG CTGGGTGTGATCCTCGTGCTTCTCCTGGGCTTCATGCGCTACAGTGTCGAGG GAGTCTGCAGTGTGGAGCATTGCACTGACCGCACAAGATGTGTTCTGTCTGAAGACCAAAGGAGCTGCAAGTGTGCCAGTGGATATTATGCTGACCGATGTGACAAAG atgcACACATCAAAGTTATGTGTGGTAACGACTACATGGGAATCAGAGCGATAGAAGATTTCTTCAAGTATCACAACGTGCCGTTGGAGTCCCTGCACTTGCCCAACAAATCCTGCCGTGCTCAGAGAGAGGTCATCGATGGCGTGCCGTACTACATGTCCATGACATCTAAAGAGCAATATCTAACCTGCGGAGGAAAGCCGTTGGAG AAAAACATTACTCACGTCTTCTATTCCCTGAGTCTACTGTCAGACCCTCATGTTATTGGAAACATCATCAGAGATCCAGTCATTAAGATGGACTACACATGCGTCCAACCATACATCAGAAGAGTTAGTCTTCCTTTTCCAGTCGTTCCTCTTTCCAG CGAGACGGTGATGCGTGTACATGAACTTGATGCCTCAATACAGATGATGTTGTACACAGACCATTCCTACTCTGAGGCCTACAGTAGCGCCCCCAGCATTGAACTCCGAGACAAG GTGTATGTGGAGGTGACGGTCAAAGAGCCCGCAGATTTCTTCCTGCTCCGGGTCAACGAGTGTTGGGCCACACAGTCTTCTCAGCCGAACACTACAGAGGGATCGGCTCACACTCTGCTGAAGAACGG GTGTGTGGATGACCACACCGTTTCCTTTCTCAACGTGAGCGAGGGACAGTCTGGCCGTAACGGAGAAAGCTCCACCGTTCGCTACAGCTTCGTCATGTTTCGCTTCACGACAGAACCTCACGCCTTCTATCTGCACTGCACCGTTCAGCTGTGCGAGCCAGACGACCACAAGTCTTGCACACCT AACTGTAAATCAATCAGTAAGAGAGAAGCAGTGAGAGCAGACCCCAGTCTGGGCCTCCTGTCATATGGACCCATCAGGATTGAAATGCCAGACAGACCTCAATCCA GCATACTGACGACAGTGGTGCTGCCTGTAGCAGGCGTCTGGACTGTTGGCTTCCTCCTCATCATACTCATCACTGTGGCCAAGGCAGGCAGCAGGAGGCTCGCACTCATGAGGAAGCACTGA